In a genomic window of Magnolia sinica isolate HGM2019 chromosome 16, MsV1, whole genome shotgun sequence:
- the LOC131228852 gene encoding uncharacterized protein LOC131228852 produces the protein MKAQRLKLAWSIRFGDPPSPWAKLMRCKHGRDIHASDQAPPSLNPSPMWKKVRSLFPTLSESIQWTVGDGDLNFWTENWMGRGPLQRHLPCPIPSDLLELKVQEVMGRAGPFPPSRVFALRPQHLSDEIINGGFSTSYDPPECFWPHEKSGRFSMRSAWQLLRSPSPAPVWASWIWLGSLLPKFSIFMWRLLQNVIPVDSRVQDKGVAMASRCRCCLQGTNVSPHQESIPYLFLFGRHAQNLWNSFGSICGIPPLVHSFVAGKLNFLRNALAPGAAHNRVCYMLSILILWEIWRPGNNFVFDNSPMNSGVSADRIRWWANMISGANLSEAVGWKCVKRPKNSVPVHNRAVASLVKWDKPSPG, from the coding sequence ATGAAAGCTCAGCGCCTCAAGTTAGCATGGTCGATCAGGTTCGGGGATCCTCCTAGCCCGTGGGCAAAGCTCATGAGATGCAAGCATGGTAGGGATATCCACGCAAGTGATCAGGCGCCCCCCTCCTTAAATCCTTCGCCAATGTGGAAGAAAGTTAGGTCCTTGTTTCCCACTCTGTCGGAGTCAATCCAGTGGACTGTTGGAGATGGTGATTTAAATTTCTGGACTGAAAATTGGATGGGCAGGGGCCCCCTCCAACGCCATCTTCCTTGTCCCATCCCCTCAGACCTCTTGGAGCTGAAAGTGCAAGAGGTCATGGGTAGAGCTGGCCCCTTCCCTCCATCCCGAGTTTTCGCCCTCCGCCCTCAGCATCTCAGTGATGAAATTATTAACGGTGGATTCTCTACTTCTTATGACCCCCCTGAATGCTTCTGGCCGCATGAAAAGTCAGGTAGATTTTCTATGCGTTCAGCGTGGCAACTATTGAGGTCTCCCTCACCGGCTCCTGTGTGGGCTTCATGGATTTGGTTAGGCTCCCTTCTGCCAAAGTTCTCTATATTCATGTGGAGACTCCTGCAAAATGTGATCCCTGTAGACAGTAGAGTTCAAGATAAAGGTGTTGCCATGGCCTCAAGGTGTAGATGCTGTCTCCAAGGTACGAATGTATCTCCTCACCAGGAATCTATCCCCTATCTTTTCCTTTTTGGCCGCCATGCTCAGAACCTCTGGAACTCTTTCGGTTCGATATGCGGTATCCCGCCCCTGGTTCATAGTTTTGTGGCGGGTAAGCTGAATTTTTTGAGGAATGCTTTGGCACCTGGTGCTGCACATAATCGAGTCTGTTACATGTTGTCGATCCTGATTCTCTGGGAGATATGGCGGCCAGGAAATAACTTTGTTTTTGATAACTCCCCGATGAACTCTGGGGTATCAGCGGACCGCATCAGATGGTGGGCAAACATGATTTCCGGCGCAAATTTATCGGAGGCTGTTGGCTGGAAATGCGTCAAGAGGCCTAAGAATTCGGTTCCTGTTCACAATAGGGCTGTTGCTTCCCTAGTGAAATGGGATAAGCCTTCCCCGGGATGA